A single region of the Pseudorhodoplanes sp. genome encodes:
- a CDS encoding DUF1801 domain-containing protein gives MKKATTKTKKTETAPKDGKADSPSQLIGAKIKKLGDWRGETLARVRAIIKQADPDMVEEVKWRKPSNPLGVPVWEHDGIICTGETYKDKVKLTFAKGAALDDPSGLFNASLDGNVRRAIDFHEGDKINEWALKALIRAAVALNTSKWATTRPLRSRKRI, from the coding sequence ATGAAGAAAGCGACAACCAAGACAAAGAAGACGGAAACCGCCCCGAAAGACGGAAAGGCTGACTCTCCCTCTCAACTGATCGGCGCGAAGATCAAGAAGCTGGGCGATTGGCGCGGCGAGACGCTTGCGCGGGTGCGCGCCATCATCAAGCAGGCCGACCCGGACATGGTTGAGGAGGTAAAATGGCGGAAGCCGTCGAACCCGCTGGGCGTTCCGGTGTGGGAGCATGACGGCATCATTTGCACAGGCGAGACCTACAAGGACAAAGTGAAGCTGACCTTTGCCAAGGGTGCCGCGCTGGATGATCCTTCAGGCCTCTTCAACGCCAGCCTCGACGGCAACGTGAGACGTGCCATTGATTTTCATGAAGGCGACAAGATCAATGAATGGGCGCTGAAGGCGCTCATCCGCGCCGCCGTGGCGCTGAACACGTCGAAGTGGGCAACCACTCGCCCCCTCCGCTCTCGCAAGCGCATCTAG
- a CDS encoding DUF1801 domain-containing protein, which produces MAKQMSRKPAKVPRKVAAKPGTAKLSAAKPVLLSGGNPQIAKGYGDAPVQAYIAAMPGWKRDIGRRLDALIARTVPGVHKAVKWNSPFYGVEDNVWFLSFHVFTKYVKVTFFRGASLRPVPPGASKHKDVRYLDIHEDGFDEAQLTAWVKQASELPGERM; this is translated from the coding sequence ATGGCCAAACAAATGTCCAGGAAGCCAGCGAAGGTCCCGAGGAAGGTCGCAGCCAAGCCTGGCACGGCGAAGCTTAGCGCTGCCAAACCAGTCCTTCTCTCGGGCGGAAATCCTCAGATCGCGAAGGGCTACGGCGACGCCCCCGTACAGGCCTACATCGCGGCCATGCCGGGCTGGAAACGCGACATCGGGCGCCGCCTCGACGCGCTCATCGCGCGCACCGTCCCCGGTGTGCACAAGGCGGTCAAATGGAATTCACCCTTCTATGGCGTCGAGGATAATGTCTGGTTCCTCAGCTTTCATGTCTTCACGAAATACGTGAAGGTGACATTCTTCCGTGGCGCATCGCTGCGACCGGTTCCGCCCGGCGCATCCAAACACAAGGACGTGCGTTACCTCGACATCCACGAGGACGGGTTCGACGAAGCACAGCTCACTGCGTGGGTGAAGCAAGCGAGCGAATTGCCCGGCGAACGCATGTGA
- a CDS encoding alpha/beta hydrolase translates to MPTFKNNNVEIAYLDEGEGEPIVLVHGFASTKDVNWVAPGWVSTLTRAGRRVIALDNRGHGQSGKLYDPADYHTAKMAEDVRALLDHLKIERADVMGYSMGARITAFLALKYPDRVRSAILGGLGVKLVNGVGLPEDIAIALESPSLADVTDTMGRMFRAFADQTKSDRKALAACIRGSRQVLTAGEVAQIKVPMLIAVGTSDPIAGSPHELATLIPGAKALDIPGRDHMLAVGDKVFKTGVLEFLGQRP, encoded by the coding sequence ATGCCGACTTTCAAGAACAACAATGTCGAGATTGCCTATCTCGATGAAGGCGAGGGCGAGCCGATCGTGCTCGTGCATGGTTTCGCCTCAACAAAGGACGTGAACTGGGTGGCGCCCGGCTGGGTGTCGACGCTGACGCGCGCGGGACGGCGGGTGATCGCGCTCGACAATCGCGGGCATGGGCAATCCGGCAAACTTTATGATCCGGCCGATTATCACACCGCCAAGATGGCGGAAGACGTGCGCGCGCTGCTTGATCATCTGAAGATCGAGCGCGCCGATGTGATGGGTTACTCGATGGGTGCGCGCATCACTGCATTCCTGGCGCTGAAATATCCCGACCGCGTGCGCTCGGCCATTCTCGGCGGGCTCGGCGTCAAACTGGTCAATGGTGTCGGCCTGCCGGAAGATATCGCCATTGCGCTGGAATCGCCGTCGCTCGCCGATGTCACCGACACCATGGGCCGCATGTTCCGCGCCTTCGCCGACCAGACAAAATCCGACCGCAAGGCGCTCGCCGCCTGCATCCGCGGCTCGCGGCAGGTGCTGACCGCGGGCGAAGTGGCGCAGATCAAGGTGCCGATGCTGATCGCGGTCGGCACCAGCGATCCGATCGCGGGATCGCCGCACGAACTTGCCACGCTCATTCCGGGCGCGAAGGCGCTCGACATTCCCGGCCGCGACCACATGCTCGCGGTCGGCGACAAGGTGTTCAAGACCGGCGTGCTGGAATTCCTCGGGCAGCGGCCGTAG